A genome region from Natranaeroarchaeum sulfidigenes includes the following:
- a CDS encoding PH domain-containing protein, which translates to MGSSLFAETVEDADWLHLGEGEEIHWTGRPSKFTIAGALGLAALVTVLGFVASALLAAWADLPNWVSALPLGVMFAGIGWAIWVYLDWLRLLYVITDEQIYVKHGLISRDVTQIRLDRVQNTAYEQSIPERFLSYGDVNIYTAGTSTEDVTFRSVPNPERVKQTLTQLLSELGRERNGARQSI; encoded by the coding sequence ATGGGGAGTTCACTGTTCGCGGAGACCGTCGAGGACGCCGACTGGCTCCATCTGGGGGAGGGAGAGGAGATCCACTGGACGGGCCGCCCCTCGAAGTTTACCATCGCAGGTGCGCTCGGACTGGCGGCGCTTGTCACCGTGCTCGGCTTTGTCGCGTCAGCGCTGCTGGCAGCGTGGGCTGATCTGCCGAACTGGGTGAGTGCCCTACCGCTGGGCGTGATGTTCGCGGGTATCGGCTGGGCGATCTGGGTCTATCTCGACTGGCTCCGCCTGCTGTACGTGATCACGGACGAGCAGATCTACGTCAAACACGGGCTGATCAGCCGTGACGTCACACAGATCCGGCTCGACCGCGTGCAAAACACTGCTTACGAGCAGTCGATCCCCGAACGGTTTCTCTCCTACGGCGACGTGAACATCTACACCGCGGGGACCAGTACCGAGGACGTGACCTTCCGGAGCGTCCCCAACCCCGAGCGGGTCAAACAAACGCTCACACAGCTGTTGAGTGAGCTGGGACGCGAGAGAAACGGCGCGAGACAGTCGATCTAG
- a CDS encoding 1,4-dihydroxy-2-naphthoyl-CoA synthase, producing the protein MVSELMQEDRWEAIEEFDFDDVTYHRSRTGHTVRIAFDRPAVRNAFRPKTVDELYDALDHAKRQTDVGCVLLTGNGPSPKDGGWAFSSGGDQDIRGADGYEYEGDEAGASEHGRLHILEVQRLIRHIPKVVIAVVPGWAVGGGHSLHVVCDLTIASEEHAKFLQTDPDVGSFDGGFGSAYLARQIGQKKAREVFFLGKTYSAEEAADMGMVNETVPHEELEARALEWGERINEKSPTAMRMLKYAFNLDSDGMVGQQVFAGEATRLAYMTDEAAEGRDAFVEGRKPDFDDVPWRY; encoded by the coding sequence ATGGTTTCGGAACTCATGCAGGAAGATCGCTGGGAGGCGATCGAGGAGTTCGATTTCGACGACGTGACCTACCACCGGTCGCGGACCGGCCACACCGTCCGGATCGCGTTCGACCGACCCGCGGTACGAAACGCGTTCCGGCCGAAGACGGTCGACGAACTGTACGACGCCCTGGATCACGCCAAACGCCAGACAGACGTGGGCTGTGTCCTCCTGACGGGGAACGGACCATCGCCGAAAGACGGTGGCTGGGCGTTTTCGTCGGGCGGCGACCAGGATATCCGCGGCGCTGACGGCTACGAGTACGAGGGCGACGAGGCGGGCGCGAGCGAGCACGGCCGCCTGCACATCCTCGAAGTCCAGCGTCTGATCCGGCACATCCCGAAGGTGGTCATCGCAGTCGTTCCGGGCTGGGCGGTCGGCGGCGGCCACAGCCTCCACGTCGTCTGTGATCTGACCATCGCCAGCGAGGAGCACGCGAAGTTCCTCCAGACCGATCCGGACGTCGGCAGTTTCGACGGCGGCTTCGGATCGGCGTATCTCGCCAGACAGATCGGCCAGAAGAAGGCCCGCGAGGTGTTCTTCCTCGGGAAGACCTACAGCGCCGAGGAGGCCGCCGATATGGGCATGGTCAACGAGACGGTGCCCCATGAGGAACTTGAAGCGCGAGCACTGGAATGGGGCGAGCGGATCAACGAGAAGAGCCCCACCGCAATGCGGATGCTCAAGTACGCGTTCAACCTCGATTCGGACGGGATGGTCGGACAGCAGGTGTTCGCAGGTGAGGCAACACGACTGGCGTACATGACAGACGAGGCCGCGGAGGGACGTGATGCCTTTGTGGAGGGGCGGAAACCGGACTTCGACGACGTTCCGTGGCGCTACTGA
- a CDS encoding 1,4-dihydroxy-2-naphthoate polyprenyltransferase, with translation MTATATEEPEMSRAKAWLIASRPQTLPAAAAPVIVGVGLAYDAGLFSVWPALAALVGAMLIQIGTNFANDYYDAVKGVDSEDRQGFTRVTNSGLIPAEQVKRAMVLTFAAALVVGTYLVYVGGLPILVIGLASLLSGYAYAGGPFPLGSHGLGDLFVFVFFGVIAVVGTFYVQAADLLAAPLAMTIPEGTITTTAVLASLPIAGISTNILVVNNVRDLETDRKAGKRSLAVILGYRWSRVEFVALLSLAYAVPAYFAVSGEFGPAILLPLATLPYAWLITHTMLTRTDGEALNPALEQTGKLLAGFAVLFALGMVI, from the coding sequence ATGACGGCGACAGCAACCGAAGAGCCGGAGATGTCCCGTGCGAAGGCGTGGCTGATCGCCAGCCGTCCACAGACCCTTCCGGCAGCCGCCGCGCCGGTGATCGTCGGCGTCGGCCTGGCCTACGACGCGGGGCTGTTCTCCGTCTGGCCTGCGCTTGCCGCGCTCGTCGGCGCGATGTTGATCCAGATCGGCACCAACTTCGCGAACGACTACTACGACGCGGTCAAGGGCGTCGATTCGGAGGACAGACAGGGCTTTACGCGGGTGACCAACTCCGGGCTGATCCCCGCCGAACAGGTAAAGCGTGCAATGGTTCTCACCTTCGCCGCGGCGCTCGTCGTCGGTACCTATCTGGTCTACGTCGGCGGCCTGCCGATCCTCGTGATCGGACTGGCGAGCCTCCTCAGCGGCTACGCCTACGCCGGCGGCCCCTTCCCGCTTGGCTCCCACGGCCTCGGGGATCTGTTCGTGTTCGTCTTCTTCGGCGTGATCGCGGTCGTCGGAACCTTCTACGTGCAGGCCGCGGACCTCCTCGCCGCCCCGCTCGCGATGACGATCCCCGAGGGAACAATCACGACGACTGCCGTGCTAGCCAGCCTGCCGATCGCCGGCATCTCGACGAACATTCTCGTCGTGAACAACGTCCGGGACCTCGAAACCGACCGCAAGGCCGGGAAGCGCTCGCTGGCGGTTATTCTTGGCTACCGGTGGAGTCGCGTCGAGTTCGTCGCCCTGCTCTCGCTTGCGTACGCCGTCCCTGCGTACTTCGCCGTCAGCGGCGAGTTCGGCCCGGCGATACTCCTGCCGCTGGCAACGTTGCCCTACGCGTGGCTCATCACGCATACGATGCTCACGCGAACTGACGGGGAGGCACTGAACCCCGCGCTCGAACAGACCGGAAAACTGCTGGCCGGGTTTGCAGTGCTGTTCGCGCTCGGAATGGTGATCTGA
- the menC gene encoding o-succinylbenzoate synthase → MDAEMVAFDLPLTSPLSTAAGWIERREGWALRIDSGGTTGLGEATPLPGWTESLSACRAGITDAVEQLNADDPAAALAVVEELPAARHAVSLALADLRATENDEPLYRSLGSVGRTTRVPVNATIGDVGPDVAATAAHEALGEGFRAIKLKVGNRPIEKDVDRVEAVREAVGPNVAIRVDANGAWSREQARHALTLLSGTILDYVEQPLEADDLAGLAELRELTGIDMALDESLASHSFEEIQGADAADVLVLKPMALGGLDRARRIARDARREGIRPVITTTIDGVVARAGAVHLAASLPGIDACGLATGGMLAEDLAADPAPIEEGNAVVPQYAGLGTQGPWERGDGR, encoded by the coding sequence ATGGACGCCGAGATGGTGGCCTTCGACCTTCCGCTCACCTCGCCGCTCTCGACTGCCGCCGGATGGATCGAGCGCAGGGAAGGGTGGGCGCTCCGGATCGACTCGGGCGGGACCACTGGCCTCGGCGAGGCGACCCCCCTTCCGGGCTGGACCGAATCGCTGTCGGCGTGTCGGGCCGGGATCACGGATGCGGTAGAGCAACTGAACGCCGATGATCCGGCGGCCGCACTCGCTGTGGTCGAGGAGCTCCCTGCTGCACGCCATGCCGTCTCGTTAGCCCTCGCAGACCTGCGCGCGACCGAGAACGACGAACCGCTGTACCGATCTCTCGGGTCGGTCGGCCGGACGACGCGGGTTCCGGTCAACGCGACGATCGGTGATGTGGGGCCGGATGTCGCCGCGACTGCAGCCCACGAGGCACTCGGGGAGGGATTCAGGGCGATCAAACTGAAAGTCGGAAATCGGCCGATCGAGAAGGACGTCGACCGCGTCGAAGCGGTGCGTGAGGCAGTCGGTCCGAACGTTGCCATCCGCGTCGACGCGAACGGTGCATGGAGCCGCGAGCAGGCCCGGCACGCCCTGACACTGCTTTCGGGGACGATCCTTGACTACGTCGAACAGCCGCTTGAGGCCGATGATCTGGCAGGTCTCGCCGAGTTACGGGAGTTGACCGGGATCGACATGGCGCTCGACGAATCGCTGGCGAGTCACTCCTTCGAGGAGATTCAGGGTGCGGATGCCGCTGACGTGCTCGTTCTCAAGCCGATGGCGCTCGGGGGACTCGACCGCGCCAGACGGATCGCGCGGGACGCCCGGCGCGAGGGGATTCGGCCGGTGATCACGACGACGATCGACGGCGTCGTCGCCCGAGCTGGAGCAGTACACCTCGCCGCCTCCCTCCCGGGAATCGACGCCTGCGGGCTGGCGACTGGCGGGATGCTCGCCGAGGATCTCGCGGCGGATCCCGCACCGATCGAGGAGGGGAATGCGGTTGTTCCACAGTACGCCGGGCTCGGGACGCAGGGGCCGTGGGAGCGAGGTGATGGGCGGTGA
- a CDS encoding class I adenylate-forming enzyme family protein, protein MRAVTSPDALAVIDAGDGSGAIDEGTSDAGRLTYADLDALVDDLARRLSTLGIEPDSRVAALLDTGLPFVAVVHALDRLGAVLVPLNVRLTQRELVEQCEHVGVETLLHPGDRAEQAADLSAELDREVAIFEVDGEGEADTVWSTAPADALPAIGRSQSDRRLVLFTSGTTGEPKAVPLTTGNLVASAVGSAFRLGVVPDDRWLCCLPMYHMGGLAPVLRSTLYGTCVVLQSTFDAERTPALAREHEVTALSLVPTMLARILDGDADLPDSLRFVLLGGGPADPALIERADSAGVPVCPTYGMTETASQIATARPAEAIAHEGTVGRPLLGTEVSIVDEQGTTVEAGDVGEVVVSGPTVTPGYLDDAVTERSVGPRGLHTGDLGYRDDGNRLWITGRRADRIVTGGENVDPVEVRETLCSHPAVADAAVVGLDDEEWGERVGALVVVSDGETPELERPDSEALRAYCRDRLAGYKLPRTIEFADTLPRTPSGTIDRTAVRVRLGNPE, encoded by the coding sequence ATGCGAGCCGTGACATCGCCCGACGCGCTCGCGGTGATCGACGCGGGCGACGGGTCGGGAGCGATAGACGAGGGAACGTCTGACGCCGGCCGACTGACGTACGCCGATCTCGACGCCCTCGTGGATGACCTCGCACGGCGGCTCTCGACGCTCGGAATCGAACCGGACTCACGCGTTGCTGCGCTTCTCGATACCGGTCTGCCCTTCGTTGCGGTCGTCCACGCGCTCGATCGGCTGGGTGCGGTGCTGGTCCCGCTAAACGTCAGGCTCACACAGCGGGAACTGGTCGAGCAGTGCGAGCATGTCGGCGTCGAGACGCTCCTTCATCCTGGCGATCGGGCCGAGCAAGCCGCGGACCTCTCGGCCGAACTGGACCGCGAGGTCGCTATCTTCGAGGTCGACGGCGAGGGAGAGGCCGATACGGTCTGGTCGACAGCGCCAGCGGATGCGTTACCTGCGATCGGGCGCTCGCAATCGGACCGCCGGCTCGTCCTCTTCACGTCCGGGACGACGGGTGAGCCGAAAGCGGTCCCGCTGACGACCGGAAACCTGGTTGCTTCGGCGGTCGGGTCGGCGTTCCGCCTCGGCGTCGTCCCGGACGATCGGTGGCTCTGTTGCCTGCCGATGTACCATATGGGCGGCCTTGCGCCGGTGCTACGCTCGACGCTGTACGGCACCTGCGTGGTTCTGCAGTCAACATTCGACGCGGAGCGAACGCCCGCACTCGCCCGCGAACACGAGGTGACCGCTCTCTCGCTGGTACCGACGATGCTGGCGCGGATCCTCGATGGGGACGCCGATCTCCCCGACAGCCTCCGCTTCGTTCTTCTCGGAGGTGGCCCGGCCGATCCGGCACTGATCGAGCGTGCCGACAGCGCGGGCGTCCCCGTCTGTCCTACCTACGGGATGACCGAGACAGCGTCCCAGATCGCGACCGCGCGGCCCGCGGAGGCAATTGCGCACGAAGGCACGGTTGGTCGCCCACTCCTCGGCACCGAGGTGTCCATCGTCGATGAGCAGGGAACGACGGTCGAAGCGGGAGACGTCGGTGAGGTAGTCGTCTCGGGACCGACTGTAACGCCGGGCTATCTGGACGATGCCGTGACCGAGCGATCGGTCGGCCCTCGCGGGCTACACACCGGTGATCTGGGCTACCGCGACGACGGGAACCGGCTCTGGATCACAGGGCGTCGGGCGGATCGGATCGTCACCGGCGGCGAGAACGTCGATCCGGTGGAGGTCCGCGAGACGCTTTGCTCCCACCCCGCAGTCGCGGACGCCGCAGTGGTGGGTCTCGACGATGAGGAGTGGGGCGAGCGCGTCGGGGCGCTCGTGGTTGTGAGCGACGGAGAAACGCCGGAACTGGAGCGCCCTGACTCCGAGGCGCTTCGGGCATACTGTCGCGATCGATTGGCAGGCTACAAGCTTCCACGTACTATCGAGTTTGCGGACACGTTACCGCGAACGCCGTCGGGGACCATCGACCGAACTGCAGTGCGGGTGCGCCTCGGAAACCCGGAGTAA
- a CDS encoding NRDE family protein, whose translation MCTLTLAWQVFEDAAVAVAANRDEVLDRPSTPPAVIESGPRIVAPQDQEAAGTWIGYNEHGVLVGITNRWNDTDLAGERSRGLLVRDALYRESAEAAGRYVEQAVRDHEYAGFNLVVVDRNSALYYEWDGRLGFRQFEPGVHVVVNVGADGRYTIPIDRKSAGEQQAENAERLREVLSVAPGEGLDGWRSRAESVLANHEYGVCIHGEGFGTRSSSIIALGGDVASYRFADGPPCETQYRDIDV comes from the coding sequence GTGTGCACACTGACGCTCGCGTGGCAGGTCTTCGAGGACGCCGCGGTCGCCGTGGCGGCGAACCGCGACGAGGTACTCGACCGCCCCTCAACGCCGCCCGCGGTAATCGAATCCGGCCCGCGGATCGTCGCCCCACAGGACCAGGAGGCCGCAGGAACGTGGATCGGCTACAACGAACATGGTGTGCTGGTCGGGATCACGAACCGCTGGAACGACACCGACCTCGCCGGGGAGCGCTCGCGTGGCCTGCTCGTCCGGGACGCGCTATATCGGGAGTCCGCAGAAGCCGCGGGCCGATACGTCGAGCAAGCAGTTCGTGATCACGAGTACGCGGGGTTCAATCTCGTCGTCGTCGACCGGAACAGCGCGCTCTACTACGAATGGGACGGCCGATTGGGGTTCCGGCAGTTCGAGCCCGGCGTCCACGTCGTGGTGAACGTCGGCGCTGATGGTCGGTACACGATTCCGATCGACCGAAAATCGGCGGGCGAACAGCAGGCCGAGAACGCCGAACGACTCCGCGAGGTACTCTCGGTCGCGCCGGGAGAGGGTCTGGATGGATGGCGGTCGCGCGCCGAGTCCGTCCTCGCCAACCACGAGTACGGCGTCTGTATCCACGGCGAGGGCTTTGGGACGCGCTCGTCCTCAATCATCGCACTCGGGGGCGACGTTGCGTCCTATCGATTCGCCGACGGCCCACCTTGCGAGACGCAGTACCGTGATATCGACGTGTAG